The Eleginops maclovinus isolate JMC-PN-2008 ecotype Puerto Natales chromosome 3, JC_Emac_rtc_rv5, whole genome shotgun sequence genome includes a region encoding these proteins:
- the irx4a gene encoding iroquois-class homeodomain protein IRX-4a has product MSYPQFGYPYSSAPQFLMTTNSLTTCCESTGRSIADSGVAASGQTPVYCPVYESRLLATARHELSSAAALGVYGSPYTGSQGYGNYVTYGTDASAFYSLGAFDTKEATASAHSGIAQATAYYPYDPTLGQYQYDRYGSMDGGTRRKNATRETTSTLKAWLQEHRKNPYPTKGEKIMLAIITKMTLTQVSTWFANARRRLKKENKMTWPPRNKGSEEKRYDEEDDGSQEEQIKSENNEDETRSRPDKDLQLSDLDDFDTLESENSECELKHRYHMNTHMSTTGDCPAEHLIKDSSLKISIPVSLGGEQDLSKSCLKTNPEDFQVDNRQQAKACYNQQQQQGHQILDGKPRIWSLAQTATSLNQTEYPSCMLRCQAPPSSLSPSPAATSPVTGLDNRQDSPVTTLRNWVDGVFHDPLFRHSTLSQALTNTTVSWSANTKGAILEAERSSSGLQQHQDSPKDSAMSFPKTINKLFCS; this is encoded by the exons TTCCTGATGACAACCAACTCTCTGACCACTTGCTGCGAGTCCACCGGCAGATCCATAGCCGATTCCGGAGTTGCGGCGTCCGGGCAGACACCAGTCTACTGTCCCGTGTACGAGAGCCGGCTGCTGGCCACTGCGAGGCATGAGCTCAGCTCGGCCGCGGCGTTGGGCGTGTACGGGAGCCCGTACACCGGCAGTCAAGGCTATGGGAATTACGTTACATACGGCACGGATGCCTCGGCTTTCTACTCGCTG GGAGCATTCGATACTAAAGAGGCCACAGCGTCTGCACATTCGGGAATAGCCCAGGCAACAGCCTACTACCCTTATGATCCTACCTTGGGACAGTATCAGTATGACAG ATATGGTTCCATGGATGGGGGAACAAGGCGGAAGAATGCCACACGTGAGACCACCAGCACCCTGAAGGCCTGGCTGCAGGAGCACAGGAAGAACCCATACCCAACTAAAGGGGAGAAGATTATGCTTGCCATCATCACCAAGATGACCCTGACGCAGGTCTCCACATGGTTCGCGAACGCAAGGAGGAGGCTGAAGAAGGAGAACAAGATGACATGGCCGCCCAGAAACAAGGGCTCAGAGGAGAAGAGATATGACGAGGAGGATGATGGGTCTCAGGAGGAGCAGATAAAAAGCGAGAACAATGAGGATG AGACCAGAAGTCGGCCTGATAAGGATCTCCAGTTGAGCGACTTGGACGACTTCGACACGCTAGAGTCTGAGAACTCGGAGTGTGAGCTGAAGCACCGATaccacatgaacacacacatgtcaaCGACGGGCGACTGCCCCGCCGAACACCTCATCAAGGACTCGTCTCTGAAAATCTCCATCCCTGTTTCTCTGGGAGGGGAGCAGGACTTGAGCAAAAGTTGTCTCAAAACGAACCCGGAGGACTTCCAGGTGGACAACAGACAGCAGGCAAAGGCGTGTTAtaaccaacagcagcagcaggggcaTCAGATATTAGACGGCAAGCCTCGCATCTGGTCTTTGGCCCAAACGGCGACGTCCCTGAACCAGACTGAGTACCCGTCCTGTATGCTGAGGTGCCAGGCGCCGCCCTCCTCTCTCAGCCCGTCCCCCGCAGCTACCTCACCCGTGACCGGCCTGGACAACAGGCAGGACTCGCCGGTCACTACCCTGAGAAACTGGGTGGACGGGGTTTTCCACGACCCCTTGTTCAGGCACAGCACTTTGAGCCAGGCCCTGACCAACACCACCGTCTCTTGGAGCGCCAACACCAAAGGCGCTATCCTGGAGGCTGAGAGAAGCTCTTCCGGCTTGCAGCAGCACCAAGACTCCCCCAAAGACAGTGCCATGAGTTTCCCA